The window GCCGAAGCCGCCGCCACCGGGACGGGGGCCACCGAAGCCGCCACCGCCGCCGGGACGCGAGCCCGGACCGGCCGGACGACCGGCGAAGCCGCCGCCCGCGGGACGACCGGCGCCGCCGCCGGGACGGGCACCGCCCGCACCGGGACCACGGCCACCGGGGCCGCCGCCGGGACGCGGACCGGGACCACCGGCAGCGGGACGCTGCGGCATCATGCCCGGGTTGGGACGGTTACCACCGGGAGCACCACCGGGACGCGGGGCGCCGCCCTGCGGACGCGGCATGCCGCCCGGGGTCGGACGGCCCGCACCGGCACCCTGCGGACGCGGAGCGCCGCCGGGGCCGCCCTGCGGACGGGGAGCGCCACCCTGGCCGCCACCGGCGCCGGGGGCACCGGGACGGGGAGCGCCGGCCGGACGGGGCGCCTGCGGGCGCGCCATGCCGGTGGAGCCACCAGAGGTGAACGGGTTGTTGCCCGGACGGGGACCGGCCGGACGGGCGCCCTGCGGACGCGGGGCACCGGCACCGCCGGCGGGACGCTGGGACGGACCGCCGGGGGCGGAACCGGCCGGGCGCGGGGCGCCGGGACGTGCGCCGGGCTGACCGCCCTGACCCTGCGCCGGACGCTGCTGCGCCGGACGGGGGCCGGGGGCCGCGGCGGCGGGACGCTCGGTGCGCGCCGGGGCGGCCGGAGCCGCCGGAGGCGCGGAGAACTCGGTCGCCACGGGAGCCGCCGGAGCGGGCTTCGGGGCGGCCGGAGCCTTGGGACCGGGACGCGGGCCGGATGCGGCCGGAGTCACCGGGGCGGGGGTACTGGCGGCCGGAGCCTCGGCGACGACCGGCTTGGGGGCCGGTGCACCGGGCTTCGGGGCGGCAGGACGTGCCGCGGCGGCCGGGGAGGGCGCCGCGGGCTTGGCGGGCGCGGCCTTGCGGGGCGCGCCGGGCTTCGCAGCGGACTTGCCGGCGTTGCCGCCGGGCCCCTGCAGTGCGTCAGTCAACTTGCGTACGACAGGCGCCTCGATCGTCGAGGACGCCGAACGTACGAATTCACCGAGTTCTTGGAGCTTGGCCATGACGACCTTGCTCTCTACCCCGAACTCCTTGGCGAGTTCGTATACCCGGACCTTAGCCACTTCGCTCCTTTTAGGTCCGGGTTACGCCGGACCGTCGCTACTTCATGGGCGTACTCATCGCGTACTCATCGAGTGCTCATCGCAATCTCGACCTACTTCCAACTCGCGAGGTACCTGACCGCACGGGGTATCCGTGCCGTACTGCTTCTTACGGTGTCGCCCCGGCCTCACCGGCCACGGCTTTGCGCAGTTCCGCCGTGTCGAGCGTTCCGGCGGACCGAAGGGCCCGGGGGAACGCTCTGCGGCGGACCGCCTGGTCGAGGCAGACCACGGCGGGATGCACGTAGGCACCCCGGCCGGGCAGCGTACCGCGAGGATCGGGGACGCATTCGTCCTCGACCGCCACGATGCGCAGCAGATCGCTCTTGGCCGCTCGCTCCCGACACCCCACACAGGTGCGTTCGGGGCATGCGCGGGCTTGCGTCCGGCCAGACACGCTTAAGTCTACCTCCCCGCACCGA of the Streptomyces sp. NBC_01426 genome contains:
- a CDS encoding YlxR family protein translates to MSGRTQARACPERTCVGCRERAAKSDLLRIVAVEDECVPDPRGTLPGRGAYVHPAVVCLDQAVRRRAFPRALRSAGTLDTAELRKAVAGEAGATP